GGCTTCAAATTGCTCACGGGTAATATCGCTGGGGTAAGTAGTACGCTCTTTCATCGGCGCTTCTTCAGAAAATTTTTGTGTAACACGACAAAAGATTATGAGCAGGCTCTTAGCCATGGGGTGGTTTAGGGTGCGCTGAAAAAGCCTTTTTCCTTCATAAGTAAAACCTGCTTCTCAGTGGCGCTGCCGCGATGATAAATCAGATGTAGATCAAAAGGTTCCTCGGAACCATCCCAGACACGCAACCTTTTGCCCGAATGGGTGATAAGGGCCTCGCATTCGATACTCAGACAGGGTAGAAAGTCTATATGCCCCGCGAGTATCATTTCGGTTGCCTGTTCATTGGTTTCAACACCAAAAATTTGCGCTGTTATTTTGTTAGCGATGCCGATGCCGATTTGATCGTCCCGTAATATGGCTATCCTTCTCGAACTTGAATTTGTCGCGCCATCCTCAAAGTCACTGCGTACCAGAATTTTATGGATCACTTTTAAATTAACGATGTAACCCAATTCGTCATGCGTCTTGAATTGGGCAATGTGACCCGCGAAAATGGCATTCTTATCCTGTAAAAATTTCTGAAAAGCACGAGCCACGGGATAATAATCGACGGTTATTCGATGTCCAGCCCGTTCAAATGCTTTTCTTATATTCGTGATCGCCAACCCATCGCGCCCATCCTCGTAGGTATAAGGCGGATAATGAAATGAGATGACTCGGAATTCGCCGGCAAATGTCCAGTCTCCATAAAAAATTATCATAATCAGGATCAGGATAAGAGTCTGCATAA
This portion of the Gammaproteobacteria bacterium genome encodes:
- a CDS encoding hypothetical protein (Evidence 5 : Unknown function) produces the protein MQTLILILIMIIFYGDWTFAGEFRVISFHYPPYTYEDGRDGLAITNIRKAFERAGHRITVDYYPVARAFQKFLQDKNAIFAGHIAQFKTHDELGYIVNLKVIHKILVRSDFEDGATNSSSRRIAILRDDQIGIGIANKITAQIFGVETNEQATEMILAGHIDFLPCLSIECEALITHSGKRLRVWDGSEEPFDLHLIYHRGSATEKQVLLMKEKGFFSAP